In Salmonella enterica subsp. enterica serovar Typhimurium str. LT2, a single window of DNA contains:
- a CDS encoding putative carbamate kinase (similar to E. coli putative carbamate kinase (AAC73623.1); Blastp hit to AAC73623.1 (297 aa), 56% identity in aa 2 - 295): protein MENKRTLVVALGGNALLKRGEPLEADIQRKNIELAARTIAQLTRQWRVVLVHGNGPQVGLLALQNSAYANVTPYPLDILGAESQGMIGYMLQQALKNHLPEREISVLLTQVEVDANDPAFLNPTKYIGPIYDEAQARALQAEKGWVFKADGNAFRRVVPSPQPKRIVENDAIRALISRDHLVICNGGGGVPVVEKADGYHGIEAVIDKDLSAALLASQIHADALLILTDADAVYLDWGKPTQRPLAQVTPELLREMQFDAGSMGPKVTACAEFVSHCRGIAGIGSLADGQAILAGEKGTLIRCETADVDA from the coding sequence ATGGAAAACAAACGCACACTGGTCGTCGCGCTGGGCGGCAATGCGCTGCTCAAACGCGGCGAACCGCTGGAGGCTGATATTCAGCGTAAAAATATCGAACTGGCGGCCAGAACCATCGCCCAGCTTACGCGGCAATGGCGCGTGGTGTTAGTGCACGGCAACGGCCCACAGGTAGGACTGCTGGCGCTACAAAATAGCGCCTACGCTAACGTTACACCCTACCCGCTCGATATTCTCGGTGCGGAAAGCCAGGGCATGATTGGCTACATGCTGCAACAGGCGCTGAAGAATCATCTGCCGGAGCGTGAAATCAGCGTCCTGCTCACCCAGGTCGAAGTCGATGCCAACGACCCGGCATTCCTCAATCCAACCAAATATATCGGACCGATTTACGACGAAGCGCAGGCCCGTGCGTTACAGGCAGAAAAGGGCTGGGTATTCAAAGCCGACGGTAACGCCTTCCGCCGCGTTGTGCCCTCCCCGCAGCCGAAACGCATTGTGGAAAACGATGCCATCCGCGCGCTGATTAGCCGCGATCACCTGGTTATCTGTAACGGCGGCGGCGGCGTGCCGGTCGTGGAAAAAGCCGATGGCTACCACGGTATCGAGGCGGTGATCGACAAAGATCTGTCCGCCGCCCTGCTTGCCAGCCAAATTCACGCCGACGCGCTGCTCATTCTGACCGATGCCGACGCGGTGTATCTCGACTGGGGCAAGCCCACCCAACGCCCGCTGGCGCAGGTTACGCCGGAGCTGCTTCGTGAAATGCAGTTCGACGCCGGTTCGATGGGCCCGAAAGTGACCGCCTGCGCTGAGTTTGTCAGCCATTGCCGCGGCATTGCCGGAATCGGCTCGCTGGCGGATGGGCAAGCCATTCTCGCGGGCGAGAAAGGTACTTTGATTCGGTGTGAAACCGCCGACGTTGACGCATAA
- a CDS encoding putative ornithine carbamoyltransferase (similar to E. coli ornithine carbamoyltransferase 1 (AAC77211.1); Blastp hit to AAC77211.1 (334 aa), 68% identity in aa 6 - 332): MVISLKNRNFLKLLDYTPAEIQHLIDLAIELKAAKKAGCEKQTLIGKNIALIFEKTSTRTRCAFEVAAFDQGAQVTYLGPSGSQIGHKESMKDTARVLGRMYDGIEYRGFGQHIVEELGEYAGVPVWNGLTDEFHPTQILADLMTMLEHAPGKTLPELSFAYLGDARNNMGNSLMVGAAKMGMDIRLIAPKSFWPDAALVAQCREIASVTGARITLTESVEDGVHGVDFLYTDVWVSMGEPKEAWAERVSLMTPYQVNQQVVNATGNPDVKFMHCLPAFHNEHTKVGREIEMAYGLKGLEVTEEVFESAGSIVFDEAENRMHTIKAVMVATLGD, encoded by the coding sequence ATGGTTATTTCACTGAAAAATCGTAACTTTTTGAAGCTGCTTGACTACACCCCGGCGGAAATCCAACACCTCATCGATCTGGCTATTGAGCTGAAAGCCGCAAAAAAAGCCGGATGCGAAAAGCAAACACTGATCGGCAAAAACATCGCGCTGATTTTTGAAAAAACCTCTACTCGCACCCGATGCGCGTTTGAAGTCGCCGCGTTCGACCAGGGCGCGCAGGTGACTTATCTCGGCCCAAGCGGCTCGCAGATCGGCCATAAAGAGTCCATGAAAGATACTGCTCGCGTCCTGGGGCGGATGTATGACGGCATCGAATATCGCGGATTTGGTCAACACATTGTGGAAGAGCTGGGGGAATACGCGGGCGTTCCCGTCTGGAACGGCCTGACCGATGAATTTCACCCCACACAGATCCTGGCCGATCTGATGACCATGCTGGAACATGCGCCGGGCAAAACGCTGCCGGAACTGAGCTTCGCCTACCTGGGCGACGCGCGCAACAACATGGGCAATTCGCTGATGGTGGGCGCGGCGAAGATGGGCATGGATATCCGTCTGATAGCGCCAAAGTCCTTCTGGCCTGATGCCGCGCTGGTCGCGCAGTGCCGAGAAATCGCCAGCGTTACCGGCGCTCGTATCACCTTAACGGAGAGCGTTGAAGACGGCGTTCACGGTGTGGATTTCCTCTATACCGACGTCTGGGTCTCGATGGGAGAACCCAAAGAAGCCTGGGCGGAGCGCGTCAGTCTGATGACGCCATATCAGGTCAACCAGCAGGTGGTAAACGCTACCGGTAATCCTGATGTGAAGTTTATGCACTGCCTGCCCGCCTTCCATAACGAGCACACCAAAGTGGGACGCGAAATCGAAATGGCTTACGGCCTGAAAGGACTGGAGGTCACGGAAGAGGTGTTCGAGTCCGCAGGCTCGATAGTCTTCGATGAAGCGGAAAACCGGATGCACACCATCAAAGCAGTCATGGTGGCGACGCTCGGCGACTAA